A single region of the Streptomyces vilmorinianum genome encodes:
- a CDS encoding glycosyltransferase family 2 protein has product MNATPPVSVIMPVLNEERHLRNSVRHILEQEYDGEMEVVIALGPSTDRTDEIAAELVREDPRVHTVPNPTGRTPAALNAAIKASRHPIVVRVDGHGMLSPNYIATAVRLLEETGAQNVGGVMHAEGENDWEHAVAAAMTSKIGVGNAAFHTGGEAGPAETVYLGVFRREALEQQDGYNVEFIRAQDWELNFRIREAGGLIWFSPELRVQYRPRPNVRALAKQYKDYGRWRHVVARYHQGSINLRYLAPPTAVCAIAAGLVVGAVLTPLGFVIPAGYLAAITAGSLPAGRGLPLKARLRIPVALATMHMSWGYGFLTSPRALAKKVIASKRPAVRTEKV; this is encoded by the coding sequence ATGAACGCCACGCCCCCCGTCTCCGTGATCATGCCGGTCCTCAATGAGGAGCGGCACCTGCGCAACTCGGTCCGTCACATCCTCGAGCAGGAGTACGACGGCGAGATGGAGGTGGTGATCGCGCTGGGCCCCTCCACGGACCGCACCGACGAGATCGCCGCCGAGCTCGTACGAGAAGACCCGCGGGTCCACACCGTGCCCAACCCCACGGGCCGCACGCCCGCCGCCCTCAACGCGGCGATCAAGGCCTCCCGCCACCCGATCGTGGTACGGGTCGACGGCCACGGCATGCTCTCGCCGAACTACATCGCGACCGCCGTCCGCCTCCTGGAGGAGACCGGCGCGCAGAACGTCGGCGGCGTCATGCACGCCGAGGGCGAGAACGACTGGGAGCACGCGGTCGCCGCCGCGATGACCTCGAAGATCGGCGTCGGAAACGCCGCCTTCCACACCGGTGGTGAGGCCGGCCCGGCCGAGACCGTGTATCTGGGTGTCTTCCGCCGCGAGGCCCTGGAGCAGCAGGACGGCTACAACGTGGAGTTCATCCGCGCCCAGGACTGGGAGCTGAACTTCCGTATCCGCGAGGCGGGCGGCCTGATCTGGTTCTCGCCCGAGCTGCGCGTCCAGTACCGGCCGCGGCCGAACGTGCGCGCCCTGGCGAAGCAGTACAAGGACTACGGCCGTTGGCGCCATGTGGTGGCCCGCTACCACCAGGGCTCCATCAACCTCCGCTACCTCGCGCCGCCGACCGCCGTCTGCGCGATCGCGGCCGGCCTGGTCGTGGGCGCGGTGCTCACCCCGCTCGGCTTCGTGATCCCGGCCGGCTATCTGGCGGCGATCACCGCGGGCTCGCTCCCGGCGGGCAGGGGCCTCCCCCTGAAGGCCCGCCTCCGGATCCCGGTTGCCCTCGCGACGATGCACATGTCCTGGGGCTACGGCTTCCTGACGAGCCCGCGCGCGCTCGCGAAGAAGGTCATCGCGAGCAAGCGCCCGGCGGTGAGGACCGAGAAGGTCTGA
- a CDS encoding LCP family protein: MRGPGVGQSSVRREGTRERVPHARDLGWDESLYGGQDAGAGTRTEDRGAGGGGGAGGGEASTSHRRKGPRRRARKSGKRKIFRWVAATLSLLILGTAGAGYLYYKHLNDQLRGGSRAGGESGVKKAAPNALGDTPLNILLIGSDSRADDKNVALGGGKNLRDSPPLADVQMLLHISADRKNANIVSIPRDTIVKIPECKGPDGETYAATTTKPINETLGRGGPGCTLTTWESITGVYIDHWMMIDFAGVVAMADEVGGVPVCVKTGVHDKPTRTVPGGSGLKLPQGTTEIKGKQALQWLRTRHAFGNDQNRAKAQHMYMNGMMEKLQKQNAWTDTGRLTGLAETATKALTVSDEIKSVAKLFDLSMQLKNVKLDRLTTATVPTTEWSQNKDKLVMVEQSADKMWAMLRDDVAFDKNGDAAGAKPTASASASAKPKGPVAETPATLGVTVINGTNGNNESAVEGRARSMAETLQVKGFTRAEASRSAEPRKDTVVKYPKADGDQGKANALSVAKALGLPDSAVRADAEAQSITLVIGADWREGDTYKKPKTEAGDLPEGASDKVDCMDIYSVYRWDGKS, translated from the coding sequence ATGAGGGGACCAGGGGTGGGACAGAGCAGCGTGCGTAGGGAGGGGACGCGTGAACGCGTGCCGCACGCCCGCGATTTGGGCTGGGACGAGAGTCTCTACGGTGGCCAGGACGCGGGTGCCGGGACCAGGACCGAGGACCGCGGCGCCGGCGGGGGCGGTGGCGCCGGCGGTGGCGAGGCCAGTACGAGTCACCGGCGCAAAGGGCCGCGCAGGCGTGCCAGGAAGAGCGGCAAACGCAAGATATTCCGCTGGGTCGCCGCGACCCTGTCCCTGCTGATACTCGGGACGGCCGGCGCCGGATACCTGTACTACAAGCACCTCAACGACCAGCTCCGCGGCGGCAGCCGCGCCGGCGGCGAGAGCGGCGTGAAGAAGGCCGCGCCGAACGCGCTCGGCGACACCCCGCTCAACATCCTGCTGATCGGCTCGGACAGCCGCGCCGACGACAAGAACGTGGCGCTCGGCGGCGGAAAGAACCTCCGGGACAGTCCGCCGCTCGCGGACGTGCAGATGCTTCTGCACATCTCGGCCGACCGGAAGAACGCCAACATCGTCTCCATCCCGCGCGACACGATCGTCAAGATCCCGGAGTGCAAGGGCCCCGACGGCGAGACCTACGCGGCCACCACCACCAAGCCGATCAACGAGACGCTGGGGCGGGGCGGTCCGGGCTGCACGCTGACCACCTGGGAGTCGATCACCGGGGTCTACATCGACCACTGGATGATGATCGACTTCGCGGGAGTGGTCGCGATGGCGGACGAGGTCGGCGGCGTCCCGGTCTGTGTGAAGACCGGTGTCCACGACAAGCCCACCAGGACGGTACCGGGCGGCTCGGGCCTGAAGCTGCCCCAGGGCACCACCGAGATCAAGGGCAAGCAGGCGCTCCAGTGGCTGCGCACCCGGCACGCGTTCGGCAACGACCAGAACCGCGCCAAGGCCCAGCACATGTACATGAACGGCATGATGGAGAAGCTCCAGAAGCAGAACGCCTGGACGGACACCGGCCGGCTGACGGGTCTGGCCGAGACGGCCACGAAGGCCCTGACGGTCTCCGACGAGATCAAGTCGGTGGCCAAGCTCTTCGATCTGTCGATGCAGCTCAAGAACGTGAAGCTCGACCGTCTCACGACGGCGACGGTCCCCACCACGGAGTGGTCCCAGAACAAGGACAAGCTCGTGATGGTGGAGCAGTCCGCCGACAAGATGTGGGCGATGCTCCGCGACGACGTCGCCTTCGACAAGAACGGCGACGCGGCCGGCGCCAAGCCGACCGCGTCCGCGTCCGCCTCCGCGAAGCCCAAGGGCCCGGTCGCCGAGACTCCGGCCACCCTCGGCGTCACGGTGATCAACGGCACGAACGGGAACAACGAAAGTGCCGTAGAGGGCCGGGCCCGCTCCATGGCCGAGACCCTGCAGGTCAAGGGCTTCACGCGGGCCGAGGCCTCGCGGAGCGCCGAGCCGCGCAAGGACACCGTGGTCAAGTACCCGAAGGCGGACGGCGATCAGGGCAAGGCGAACGCCCTGTCGGTGGCCAAGGCCCTCGGTCTGCCCGACTCCGCGGTCCGGGCCGACGCCGAAGCGCAGAGCATCACTCTCGTCATCGGTGCGGACTGGCGTGAGGGCGACACGTACAAGAAGCCGAAGACCGAGGCGGGCGACCTGCCGGAGGGCGCAAGCGACAAGGTCGATTGCATGGACATCTACTCCGTGTACCGGTGGGACGGGAAGAGCTGA
- a CDS encoding LCP family protein, translating into MDAHSRGRADEIDPADQWVLNPQTGNYELRLNHSAGQSPSHPRSAATPGPRSAEGGRAAQRSRTATEAPVPGQRRRRAPEGPGGGQPPVSRRKRKPAKSRKKKVLLWTGGTLALVLVAGAVGTYVLYDQLNDNITTVDVAGAGSGGFKKDQAINILVIGTDKRTGEGNGGYGDKSSVGHADTTILFHVSKDRTNATAMSIPRDLMTEIPACETKQADGDVQTIPGTSQDRFNNSLGQSGRDPGCTMRTVKKLTGLTVDHFMMADFNAVKELSTAVGGVKVCVEKAVNDKKSHLKLPAGESTVQGEQALAFVRTRSSFGNKSDLDRIKIQQQFLSSMIRQMKSNETLTSPGKLLDLATAATKALTVDTGIGSIKKLSALAEELAKIDTKNITFATLPVIDNPDEPTPITVVPDPVKAPQLFAMLQSDTSLTEVKKKEQDAKNAQAQAQAALLKGARSTAREVRVDVYNGSGIQGAAQSTINWLQNEQGVTRSTNKSNAPEKAAKTTLTYAPNQADQARKLADLMGLPATALKPGTQDAGEREPMTLVLGSDFKGAGVPITGPAKAPEGAQTADKQVCAA; encoded by the coding sequence GTGGACGCGCACAGCCGTGGACGGGCGGATGAGATCGACCCCGCCGACCAGTGGGTCCTCAACCCGCAGACGGGCAACTACGAACTGCGACTGAACCACTCCGCTGGGCAGTCACCGTCCCACCCGCGCAGCGCCGCCACCCCCGGCCCGAGATCCGCGGAGGGCGGCCGCGCGGCCCAGCGCTCCCGTACCGCCACCGAGGCGCCCGTACCCGGTCAGCGCCGCCGCCGCGCCCCCGAGGGCCCGGGCGGCGGGCAGCCGCCCGTGAGCCGGCGCAAGCGCAAGCCCGCGAAGTCCAGGAAGAAGAAGGTCCTGCTCTGGACCGGCGGAACGTTGGCCCTCGTCCTCGTCGCCGGCGCGGTCGGCACGTACGTCCTCTACGACCAGCTGAACGACAACATCACGACGGTCGACGTGGCCGGCGCGGGCAGCGGCGGCTTCAAGAAGGACCAGGCGATCAACATCCTCGTCATCGGCACGGACAAGCGGACCGGCGAGGGCAACGGCGGGTACGGCGACAAGAGCAGCGTCGGCCACGCCGACACGACGATCCTCTTCCATGTCTCCAAGGACCGTACGAACGCCACCGCCATGTCCATCCCCCGGGACCTGATGACGGAGATCCCGGCCTGTGAGACCAAGCAGGCGGACGGCGACGTCCAGACGATTCCCGGCACGTCCCAGGACCGCTTCAACAACAGCCTCGGCCAGTCCGGCCGCGACCCGGGCTGCACCATGCGTACGGTCAAGAAGCTGACGGGACTGACCGTCGACCACTTCATGATGGCCGACTTCAACGCGGTCAAGGAGCTGAGCACGGCCGTCGGCGGGGTCAAGGTCTGCGTGGAGAAGGCCGTCAACGACAAGAAGTCCCATCTGAAGCTGCCGGCCGGAGAGTCCACGGTCCAGGGTGAGCAGGCCCTCGCCTTCGTCCGTACCCGCTCCAGCTTCGGCAACAAGAGCGACCTCGACCGGATCAAGATCCAGCAGCAGTTCCTGAGCTCGATGATCCGCCAGATGAAGTCCAACGAAACCCTGACGAGTCCGGGCAAGCTCCTCGACCTCGCCACGGCGGCGACGAAGGCGCTGACCGTCGACACCGGCATAGGAAGCATCAAGAAGCTCTCGGCACTGGCCGAGGAGCTCGCCAAGATCGACACGAAGAACATCACGTTCGCCACGCTTCCGGTCATCGACAACCCGGACGAGCCCACGCCGATCACGGTCGTTCCCGACCCGGTCAAGGCCCCGCAGCTCTTCGCGATGCTGCAGTCCGACACCTCGCTCACCGAGGTGAAGAAGAAGGAGCAGGACGCCAAGAACGCCCAGGCGCAGGCGCAGGCCGCCCTGCTGAAGGGCGCCCGCTCCACCGCGCGCGAGGTGCGGGTCGACGTCTACAACGGCAGCGGCATCCAGGGCGCGGCACAGTCGACGATCAACTGGCTGCAGAACGAGCAGGGTGTGACGAGGTCGACGAACAAGAGCAACGCCCCTGAGAAGGCGGCCAAGACCACGCTCACCTACGCACCGAACCAGGCCGACCAGGCCCGCAAGCTCGCGGACCTGATGGGTCTGCCGGCCACGGCACTCAAGCCGGGCACGCAGGACGCCGGGGAGCGCGAGCCCATGACGCTCGTCCTCGGATCCGACTTCAAGGGCGCGGGGGTGCCCATCACCGGTCCGGCAAAGGCGCCGGAGGGTGCTCAGACCGCAGACAAGCAGGTTTGTGCCGCGTGA
- a CDS encoding LCP family protein has product MDSDVTDRADETPSTDGESVTAEGEPRRRRHWLRWTALGVSVVVLGAAGAGWWFYRKLDNNITTDTGAAEELLKYEKERPTAAALGAQNILLIGSDTRSGAGNTKYGQDKGTQRSDTTILLHISAGRSSATAVSLPRDLMVDMPTCRKPDGTRTREQFAQFNSAFEIGGTACTIRTVERLTGIRIDHHMVIDFRGFKKMVDAVDGVEICLKEPIDDADAHLKLPAGRQTLHGEQALGFVRARKSLGNGSDTERMDRQQQFLGALVNKVQSNGVLLNPARLYPVLDAATKSITTDPGLASLRDLYGLARSMRAIPTEKVQFLTVPRRPYSYNANRDELVQPEASQLFKQLREDKPVTVTPGSEASTPTPTATPAPTPTDTDSDGKPDDAGSPSPMPTPTFTGRNAADGVCT; this is encoded by the coding sequence ATGGACTCAGACGTGACGGACCGTGCCGACGAGACGCCCAGCACCGACGGAGAGTCCGTCACCGCGGAGGGCGAGCCCCGGCGCAGGCGTCACTGGCTGCGCTGGACGGCGCTCGGGGTCTCGGTGGTCGTGCTCGGCGCGGCGGGTGCCGGCTGGTGGTTCTACCGCAAGCTGGACAACAACATCACCACGGACACCGGCGCCGCCGAGGAGCTGCTGAAGTACGAGAAGGAGCGCCCCACGGCCGCCGCGCTGGGGGCGCAGAACATCCTGCTCATCGGCTCCGACACCCGTTCGGGCGCCGGGAACACCAAGTACGGCCAGGACAAGGGCACCCAGCGCTCCGACACCACGATCCTGCTGCACATCTCGGCGGGGCGGTCGAGCGCGACGGCGGTCTCGCTGCCGCGTGACCTGATGGTGGACATGCCCACCTGCCGGAAACCGGACGGAACGCGCACACGCGAACAATTCGCCCAGTTCAACTCGGCCTTCGAGATCGGCGGCACGGCGTGCACGATCCGCACGGTCGAGCGGCTGACCGGGATCAGGATCGACCACCACATGGTGATCGACTTCCGGGGCTTCAAGAAGATGGTCGACGCCGTGGACGGGGTGGAGATCTGCCTCAAGGAGCCGATCGACGACGCCGACGCCCATCTGAAGCTGCCGGCCGGGCGCCAGACGCTCCACGGCGAGCAGGCGCTGGGCTTCGTACGGGCCCGCAAGTCGCTCGGCAACGGGAGCGACACGGAACGCATGGACCGCCAGCAGCAGTTCCTGGGCGCCCTCGTCAACAAGGTGCAGAGCAACGGCGTCCTGCTGAATCCGGCCCGGCTGTACCCGGTCCTGGACGCGGCGACCAAGTCGATCACGACCGACCCGGGGCTCGCCTCGCTGCGGGACCTGTACGGCCTGGCGCGGTCGATGCGGGCCATCCCCACGGAGAAGGTGCAGTTCCTGACCGTGCCGCGGCGGCCGTACTCGTACAACGCGAACCGGGACGAACTCGTACAACCAGAAGCAAGTCAGCTCTTCAAGCAGCTGCGTGAGGACAAGCCCGTCACCGTCACACCCGGCAGCGAGGCCTCGACGCCGACACCGACGGCGACACCGGCCCCCACGCCGACGGACACGGACAGTGACGGGAAGCCGGACGACGCGGGCTCGCCGAGTCCGATGCCGACACCGACCTTCACGGGGCGAAACGCGGCGGACGGAGTGTGTACCTAG
- a CDS encoding TIGR03089 family protein, whose amino-acid sequence MNASDRTPADLLRSALAADPARPLVTFYDDATGERVELSVATFANWVAKTANLLQGELSASPGDRLALLLPAHWQTAVWLLACSSVGVTAELGGDPAHADYVVAGPDTLEAGLACSGDRIALSLAPLGRRFPAPPAGYADYAVEVPSQGDRFAPFVPVDADSPALLVDGTELTGAQLVGRARADAEALGLAPGARLLSGRAYDTWDGVSAGLYAPLAAGASVVLCRNLDQLAPDALEKRVESERVTVTAV is encoded by the coding sequence GTGAACGCCAGCGACCGCACCCCCGCCGACCTGCTGCGATCCGCGCTCGCCGCGGACCCCGCGCGCCCCTTGGTCACCTTCTACGACGACGCCACCGGTGAGCGCGTCGAATTGTCCGTGGCCACCTTCGCCAATTGGGTGGCCAAGACCGCCAATCTCCTCCAGGGCGAGCTCTCCGCCTCCCCCGGCGACCGGCTCGCGCTGCTGCTGCCCGCGCACTGGCAGACAGCCGTGTGGCTGCTCGCCTGTTCTTCCGTCGGGGTGACCGCCGAGCTCGGCGGCGACCCCGCGCACGCCGACTACGTCGTCGCGGGCCCCGACACACTGGAGGCGGGGCTCGCCTGCTCCGGAGACCGGATCGCGCTCTCCCTCGCCCCGTTGGGCCGCCGCTTCCCGGCCCCGCCCGCCGGGTACGCGGACTACGCGGTCGAAGTGCCGAGCCAGGGCGACCGGTTCGCCCCGTTCGTCCCGGTCGATGCCGACTCCCCGGCCCTCCTGGTCGACGGTACGGAGCTGACGGGTGCCCAGCTCGTCGGGCGGGCCCGCGCGGACGCCGAGGCGCTCGGCCTCGCGCCGGGGGCGCGCCTGCTGTCCGGGCGTGCGTACGACACCTGGGACGGGGTCTCCGCCGGGCTGTACGCGCCGCTGGCGGCCGGGGCCTCCGTCGTCCTGTGCCGGAACCTGGACCAACTGGCTCCCGACGCGCTCGAGAAGCGGGTGGAGAGCGAGCGGGTCACCGTGACCGCCGTATGA
- a CDS encoding peptidoglycan recognition protein family protein yields the protein MRAYLASSIAVTCAAALALPLSLATPAASLQPGVPAVPPALPSAVPPALPSAEADVAGSTQSLPLGPLGTARRTVGAATAAQGLTRRDVRPFSLVGVVWDDGRVPLHGSVQVRTRAAGSTAWSQWQDVEVHNDEHGADPGTPEAASHAVRGSTAPLWVGDSDGVEIRVQPQQQRPAEDHRVGEDHQLGEDHQLGEDHHAAEDHHPAQAPLPGGLRLELVDPGPEPEPEPAADPMARTASRTAAHQASVVEAARAAAKPYIGPRPKIITRKGWGADEKLREKRFVYTKAVKAAFVHHSATGNNYTCRQAPFVLRSIYRYHVKSSGWRDFGYNFAVDKCGNIYEGRAGGVAKPVLGAHTLGFNTNSMGIAVLGTYGSTTPPAAVTNAIARLTAWKLGLHGGNPKGKTTLTSAGGKYKKGKKVTFNTIAGHRDGFATACPGARLYGKLGATRTASAKYQGRR from the coding sequence ATGCGTGCCTACCTTGCCTCCTCGATCGCCGTGACCTGCGCGGCGGCGCTCGCCCTGCCGTTGTCCCTCGCGACCCCGGCGGCGTCGCTTCAGCCGGGTGTGCCCGCCGTGCCTCCAGCGTTGCCATCCGCGGTGCCGCCCGCGCTGCCATCCGCGGAGGCGGACGTCGCCGGGTCCACCCAGTCCCTGCCGCTCGGTCCGCTCGGGACCGCGCGACGGACCGTCGGCGCCGCCACGGCGGCGCAGGGCCTGACCCGACGGGACGTCAGACCCTTCTCGCTCGTCGGCGTCGTCTGGGACGACGGTCGGGTCCCGCTGCACGGCAGCGTCCAGGTCCGCACCCGGGCCGCCGGGAGCACGGCCTGGTCGCAGTGGCAGGACGTGGAGGTCCACAACGACGAGCACGGCGCCGACCCCGGCACCCCGGAGGCCGCCTCGCACGCGGTCCGCGGGTCCACCGCGCCGCTGTGGGTCGGCGACTCGGACGGCGTCGAGATCCGCGTACAGCCGCAGCAGCAGCGGCCGGCGGAGGACCACCGCGTCGGCGAGGACCACCAACTCGGCGAGGACCACCAGCTCGGCGAGGACCACCACGCTGCCGAGGACCACCACCCCGCCCAGGCCCCGCTTCCCGGCGGGCTCCGCCTCGAACTCGTCGACCCGGGCCCGGAACCGGAACCGGAACCGGCCGCCGACCCCATGGCGCGTACGGCCTCGCGCACGGCAGCACACCAGGCATCGGTCGTCGAGGCGGCGCGTGCCGCCGCGAAGCCGTACATCGGACCCCGCCCGAAGATCATCACCCGCAAGGGCTGGGGGGCGGACGAGAAGCTGCGGGAGAAGCGCTTCGTCTACACCAAGGCGGTCAAGGCGGCCTTCGTCCACCACAGCGCCACCGGCAACAACTACACCTGCCGCCAGGCCCCCTTCGTCCTTCGCAGTATCTACCGCTACCACGTCAAGAGCAGCGGCTGGCGTGACTTCGGCTACAACTTCGCCGTCGACAAATGCGGAAACATCTACGAAGGCCGCGCCGGGGGCGTGGCCAAGCCGGTGCTCGGTGCGCACACGCTCGGTTTCAACACCAACAGCATGGGCATCGCGGTCCTCGGCACCTATGGTTCGACGACCCCGCCCGCCGCGGTGACCAACGCCATCGCGCGGCTGACGGCATGGAAGCTGGGGCTGCACGGGGGAAATCCGAAGGGGAAGACGACGCTGACCTCGGCCGGCGGAAAGTACAAGAAGGGCAAGAAGGTCACGTTCAACACCATCGCGGGGCACCGTGACGGATTCGCCACGGCATGCCCCGGAGCGCGCCTCTACGGCAAGCTCGGCGCCACCAGGACGGCGTCGGCGAAGTACCAGGGGCGGCGGTGA
- a CDS encoding nucleotidyltransferase family protein, which produces MTEAILLVGGKGTRLRPLTVNTPKPMVPAAGVPFLTHQLARARAAGVEHVVLATSYLAEVFEPHFGDGSSLGLSLEYVTEEEPLGTGGAIRNVASRLHSGPDDPVLVFNGDILTGLDIQALVATHASSGADVSLHLTRVEDPRAFGLVPTDPTGRVTAFLEKPQTPEEIVTDQINAGAYVFRRSVIDTIPVGRPVSVERETFPELLATGAHLQGLVDSTYWLDLGTPQAFVRGSADLVLGRAPSPAVPGRCGDRLVLPTARVAPDAKLTGGTVVGAGAVVGEGARITGSTLHAGAVVEPGAVITDSLIGAGAHIGARTVLTDAVIGDGAHVGPDNELRAGIRIWCDTHLPAGAVRFSSDQ; this is translated from the coding sequence GTGACAGAAGCGATCCTCCTGGTCGGTGGCAAGGGCACACGGCTGCGGCCCCTGACGGTGAACACGCCGAAGCCGATGGTTCCGGCGGCGGGTGTTCCGTTCCTGACGCACCAGCTGGCGCGGGCCAGGGCCGCGGGTGTCGAGCACGTGGTGCTCGCCACCTCGTACCTGGCCGAGGTCTTCGAACCGCACTTCGGGGACGGCTCGTCGCTCGGGCTCAGCCTGGAGTACGTCACCGAGGAGGAGCCGCTCGGCACGGGCGGCGCGATCCGGAACGTCGCCTCGCGCCTCCACTCGGGCCCGGACGACCCGGTGCTCGTCTTCAACGGCGACATCCTGACCGGCCTGGACATCCAGGCCCTGGTCGCCACGCACGCCTCCTCGGGGGCGGACGTCTCGCTCCACCTCACCCGGGTCGAGGACCCGCGGGCCTTCGGCCTGGTCCCGACGGACCCGACCGGCCGGGTCACGGCCTTCCTGGAGAAGCCGCAGACCCCGGAGGAGATCGTCACCGACCAGATCAACGCGGGGGCCTACGTCTTCCGCCGCTCGGTCATCGACACGATTCCTGTGGGCCGCCCCGTCTCGGTCGAGCGGGAGACCTTCCCCGAGCTCCTCGCGACCGGCGCGCATCTGCAGGGCCTGGTCGACTCCACGTACTGGCTCGACCTCGGCACGCCCCAGGCCTTCGTCCGCGGCTCCGCCGACCTGGTCCTGGGCCGCGCCCCGTCCCCGGCGGTCCCGGGCCGTTGCGGCGACCGCCTGGTCCTGCCGACGGCCCGTGTCGCCCCGGACGCCAAGCTCACGGGCGGCACGGTCGTCGGCGCGGGCGCCGTGGTCGGCGAGGGCGCCCGGATCACGGGCTCGACGCTCCACGCGGGCGCGGTGGTCGAACCGGGCGCGGTCATCACCGACTCCCTCATCGGCGCGGGCGCCCACATCGGCGCGCGCACGGTCCTGACGGACGCGGTCATCGGCGACGGCGCCCACGTGGGCCCGGACAACGAACTCCGCGCCGGCATCAGGATCTGGTGCGACACCCACCTCCCAGCGGGCGCGGTCCGCTTCTCGTCGGACCAGTAG
- a CDS encoding DNA-3-methyladenine glycosylase family protein, protein MAGRFAPRTPVTRTTVRGGHVPVPAARPEPRTASGVTRRWTPAAPTDLGLTLGPLRRGPADPTFRTTPDGSVWRATRTPAGPGTLRVALRHGVAEAEAWGPGADWLLDRLPQLLGAEDDPDAFTPRHRLLAVTHRRRPGLRLTRTGLVMESLIPSILEQKVTTDEAYRAWRLLVRKYGEPAPGPDGHRLHVMPDARTWSLIPSWEWHRAGVDNKRAATILRAAKVARRMEEAAAMEPEQAQQRLELIPGIGPWTSAETIQRSNGAPDAVTVGDYHLPGIVGYALAGDRTTDDAAMLDLLSPYAGQRHRAARLILLSGRTPPRRAPRMTPGDIAAL, encoded by the coding sequence ATGGCCGGCCGCTTCGCTCCCCGCACCCCCGTGACCCGCACCACCGTGCGCGGCGGCCACGTCCCCGTACCCGCCGCGCGGCCCGAGCCCCGCACCGCCTCCGGCGTCACCCGCCGCTGGACCCCCGCCGCCCCGACCGACCTCGGCCTCACCCTCGGCCCCCTGCGCCGCGGCCCCGCCGACCCCACGTTCCGTACGACCCCCGACGGCTCCGTCTGGCGCGCCACCCGCACCCCCGCGGGCCCCGGCACGCTCAGGGTCGCCCTCCGCCACGGCGTCGCCGAGGCCGAGGCCTGGGGGCCCGGCGCGGACTGGCTCCTGGACCGGCTGCCCCAGCTCCTCGGCGCCGAGGACGACCCGGACGCCTTCACCCCGCGCCACCGCCTCCTCGCCGTGACCCACCGCCGACGCCCCGGCCTCCGCCTCACCCGGACCGGCCTCGTCATGGAGTCGCTGATCCCCTCGATCCTGGAGCAGAAGGTCACGACGGACGAGGCGTACCGCGCGTGGCGTCTGCTCGTACGGAAGTACGGCGAGCCCGCCCCCGGCCCCGACGGCCACCGCCTCCACGTGATGCCCGACGCGCGTACGTGGTCGCTCATCCCCTCCTGGGAGTGGCACCGGGCCGGCGTCGACAACAAGCGAGCCGCCACGATCCTGCGCGCGGCCAAGGTCGCCCGCCGCATGGAGGAGGCCGCGGCCATGGAACCGGAACAGGCCCAGCAGCGCCTGGAGTTGATCCCCGGCATCGGCCCCTGGACCTCGGCGGAGACGATCCAGCGCAGCAACGGCGCCCCCGACGCCGTCACCGTCGGCGACTACCACCTCCCCGGCATCGTCGGTTACGCCCTCGCGGGCGACCGCACCACCGACGACGCGGCCATGCTCGACCTGCTGTCCCCGTACGCGGGCCAGCGCCACCGCGCGGCCCGCCTCATCCTCCTCAGCGGCCGGACCCCACCCCGCCGCGCGCCCCGCATGACACCGGGCGACATCGCGGCGCTCTAG